CTTTATCTTTGGAAGCAGCATTCTGAAATGGGATCCCTCGAAATAATGGGTTGCTCATAGCCTGCAGTTTTAGCATTTTCCAAACAGTGTCAAGTCTCTTTTGCTGTGCTTGAATGTAGATTTtgttttgctagacaggcttttttgcctgtTTAGCTGGGgtgtttcagagggggagggaagaaggctggagagGTCTCTAGGCTCGGGTCTCCAggctcctcccttccctgcccaccaaaaTACGCACTTCTCTGAGGTTGAGTTCCTGACATCACAGACCAGCTGACACAGTTCTTTCTGCATCagttgggaggaggaagaggagggagtcAGAGCACAGATTCCCAACtcagaggtcagagcactgtctctgaccttggattcaGAGAAAGAAAGATGCAATCAAATGGCTGTGAGTTATACCCAATTATAACTGACTTGAAAAATCGATTACAGTTTTAATTTGTAAGCTCTTCAGGGAAGGGGCCTGTTTTCGATGGCCCTCTCTAAAGAGCTGTGCACACAGTGCCAAATGAATACCAGTGagtggaaaggggtgtgtgacaTTGCAGATGTACGATTGTCcaggggcccgtctacacttgtctagatgaaacgtagcaagttggcagagatgacgtcagcagtcacgtgatgctgttgttgttacgtttcttctgacttttaaaaccattccactttctgttaaaatcgttttaaaactaacaatgtgccccaacctttcgttgttttcaatgccgtctttcaaagtcatgtctcgtgaccatggtctttgcttcctgattaggacgactTCCGGTAGGCGCCAAAAGCAGCTGTTTTCTCCTcagcgtgagtgtgtgtgtgtgtgagagagagaacataaactaccccaatcatagaatcatagaatagcagagttgagatTCCGTTCTCCAGCCATTACATCTATCAGTGCAACCACCAAAGCAAGAAGTCCTCCAAAAATTCCGCCTGAAATCATTTCAAATGGGGAGGATGCGAATTGCaaacggccaaaggcagaggcgcacaagtgagggcttttctagacgaggggagggagagctggcacaatgcggcgagggggagggggagggggagggagggcggtgaaagaggggacagaggcttaatttttttaaaaaaccgcttatctttcggggcgcacgtggcccctttaagacgctgcagggcttccctcgtccctacgtgtcgccccgcctccctgccagcttatcccggcaggtctagctcagagtcaccggaagaaggaggtttacttcagagccggtatgagcataatgaagaacgttctaaagaagagtgtgccggggtaaaacgatagaagaaaaggtatttcgattgactgggctcaagttgcattttgtaacgtagcaagggaggacgcaacaatgcacttaaacaacggtgtaatgaatagtgtagatcctgccctgattgaGGATTCTACTCTAAAAGAGAGCGCCATGTAAGCTGAAGTTTCCTGTTATATTTTGATGTagggaaaatggccctttgtCAATACAGTTATCAGGAGGGAGCAAACTTCTGACTACTACAAGCCTTACCTTCCATTACCTCCTGAGTGCATACCCTTCAACTATACCTATTTTATCAGGTGCCCTGCTTATTTTCTCACTATGTGTAAAGCTTGCTGGTATGTACTGAATTCTTACCTAGTAGTGCAGCTAACCTGTCAAGTGTGACTACATTGTCATAAAAGATGATTTAGGACTGAAAGAGACATTACTCTCAATCTGTATGTAGCAGCTACGTCGTTTTTCTTTTACTCTTGAGTAGGTGCACCCCTCTGATCTGCGCCCCTCACGATTTTTGTCAcccttcttttgtcctccttaAACTgcggtacccagaactggattcAGTATTCCAGGTGAGGTTTGGCCAAAACCCTGGAATGCCATACAGATGAGCATTCTAAGATGTTACATtctatttgcatttaaatatggTACAGTCAGTGCTAAGACAGCTGTAGCATATTACTGTTCTGAATGTGTCTTTTGATGCTTTCTCTAGGAAACTGAGTTGGGAATATCAtgaataacaaaccatggtgtgtgtgtgtgaatatgtaaTTTACAAGGAGAGTGTCTTTTCCCTCTCATATCACCCCCCTTAGCTGCATTCCTAATAGACTGTAGTTTCTCCTCCATTACATTTGTGTGCCCCTGTCTCTAAATATGGGCAGTTCATTAGAAAAGTAAAATATCTTATCCTATGCAAACTGCTTTGCCAGCACAGTTCAGCCTGGATTTTATAGGGGTCTGTGCTGGATTGCAGCCTCCCGAGGATCAGCCTTCCCAGTATGACATTACTATAAATTATTGCATGACACAAGATGCTCGTAAGGCCTGATGAGGTATCCGACTGAAAGTTGGAGCTGCAGTTTCTTTTCCCTCGGGGCTGCAATTCTGACTTCTGGTTCGGcatgtataaaaataattatgtCTAGGGAAAAAAAAGTGCCAGAGGGAACTCATTGTGACTTGCGTAAGCTGAATTAAAACCTGCAGAGTCAGCACTAGCCCCAAAATTATCTTCTGTAGCATAATGCTGAATTTTGCTGGGGAGCAGCGTTCTTGGTTGCTTCTTTGAATCAAGTGCAAGCTGATGCAGTGGGAAGTCTTTGGTTCAGGTCATGCCTTAGTCAGGACCATTTAGGTGACCGTTTAGGTATCTGTGGTTGGCTCCAGCCCTGGGAAAGCACTCTCCGTTGACACCCTCCTatgtcttcccacccaccccacaggcaTATGTGATGGGAATCGTATGTGACAATGAGCTGGCATTTAACATTTCCCACAGTGCCTTGGAGCATCCAACATAACATAGCTTGGGGCACTGTGAAAATTAAAATGACTGGGCAGGTAGGTCAAGACAGATGGCTGACctataaaaaaaaagatattgtagggcTGGGAAAAGTGTAAAAAGGGCAACAGGAATTATCAAGCGCCTGGAGCAacatgagagaaggttacaacagctgggattgtttagcttggaaaaaaaagcttgggagatatgatagaggcatacaaaaGCTCTTAATCAGTAGTAGGGATGTCACAAGTGTCTCACACCTTtcccccctgctgcattaatggtggccaccattaacacagcggtgtgtgtgtgtgtgtgtgatatgcaatttccccagccttggggaaattgcacgtTTTTACCACCTGCCAATGGGGACCTTGAAGGCCCTATTAACGCAAATGTTAATAGGGACTCTGAGGCCCCtattggcatgtgtgtgtgtgtgtgtgtgtgtgtgtgtgtgtatgtgaaagaattacacaatttccccaagactgGGGAGATGGTGTATTTCtcctccatgctaatggcagccgccattagcgtggaggggtatttatttatttattatatttttataccgcccaatagctgaagctctctgggcggttcacaaaaattaaaaccataataaaacagccaacatgttaaaagcacaaatacaaaatacagattaaaaagcacaaccaggataaaaccacgcagagttagaacagtaaaatttaaatttaagttaaaattaagtgttaaaatactgagagaataaaaaggtcttcagctggtaacgaaaggagtacagtgtaggtgccaggtggacacAGTAATTGGGTAAATACACAATTTCCACAGCCTTGAAAAAAtcgcacatccccccccccccatggtggccttaaaggcacTATTAACACTTGCTTTTGTGCTTTCCAAGGCTGGGAAATTGTGCATGTTAACCCTCTGTGCTAATGGCCGCCACTATTatgctggaggggggaaatgcacactttccggaggctccggaaattgtgcTTTGCCCCGTGCATCGATGGGGCCCCTGAAAGGCCCCATTAATGCAAATAAATCAAGTGGCTATGCAACATGGTTTTGTAACCTAACTCTTTCTTTTGAAGCTCCAACAAAGTTCAGAGTAAAGTCCGAGGCTTAAATAGGAAGTTCTCTGCTTTTAGGCTGGTTATCTCTGCTTCTACCTTTACTGAGGCTTTAACTCTTTGAAGGACCAggtctgttttagcagcctcTGACTGCGACAATGCGGGCGTGGTAGTGGGACGTTAGTGTCTTCAGGGTCCTCTgagcttctctgaattttgcagtgctaTTTATTTGATGTACACAGGAAAAGTTGCCTTTTTCGAAACTGTTACATTGTTCAGTATCAGCAAAGTTATAAAAATtcatttgtggaaagaaaaaggttGGGATAGACTAACAATTATATTAGAAGTAGCAAATGTATAACTGGGGAACAATGTTGCGGTACATAAAAGGAGTTGCATGGGGATATTGCACAGTATTCCACATTCATTCAAatccctagccagccatgaaGCTCTGGGTGATACTTGGCaagtcggtctctctctctctctctctctctgtgccaagtCTATCTCTGACAATTTTTATGAGAACTTTTAAGATGAGAATTGTAACACGCTATatgctaaaaaacaacaacatcaaaccACCCATTAAAATGACAAATAATGATGGGAAATTGGAATATGAAAAGACCTAACATAAAAGTTAATTTCTTCAGTGGGAAATAAAGAGACTCCAAAGCTTACATGTGATTATCAAggcaattttgtttttttctgcagcAATTTTGGCTGGGTATTATTTATGTCTTTATGGCAGGGCCTGCTTAGCTTGTAGCCGATCCAttcaaacagcccccccccccaattgtgcaACTGTGCCCCATGGTCAGCTGCTTGAAtgcacaaccacaagatgtggcgatggccactaatttagatggctttaaaagggtgtgtgtgtggataaattcctggaggagaaaggtatcaatgcctactagccctgatagttatgtgctacctccagtatctgaagtagtaagcctgtgtgcaccagttgctgggaaacatgggtggaagggtgctgttgcaccatgtactgttttgtgggtccctggtcgacttCAGTTtagccactgcgtgaacagaatgctggactagatagacccttggtctgatccatcatggttctGCTTATGTTTGTCTCTACCCTCCATGCCATCACTGGTGAATTGGCAGGTTCATGGAGCTGAGGGGGAAGCTAACAAGTGGTTGGTGGCAGTGGAACAGCAGAGGAATAATCCTGAAATGCAGAGGAATAGTCTGTTAGCACCCCTGATGGGCATTTGCAACAGACCCTGAACAGCAGACACTGGCAACAGATTTGATCCCTGGAATCACCTGATTTTCAGAACAAGGAGGAATCTTGCTTGTGGTATTTGTTCCCCAACTTGAACTGCTTGCAGTTCTATTTTCCAGGAGAGGAACATTGTTTTACAATGTTGGTTTCAATCTCACATTGCCTCATGGGTGTGGGTCCTCTATCCTGACACATAGTGGACTTGATAATAGGCATCCCAAAGGCAGCAGGGGTTTCTTTTGACTCTGAAAGCTGTTTTCACATGTAAGAAATTTAAAGTTGAATGTGTTGATCTTTCCTACTCagttaggtggtggtggtgatgatgaaggTGATGATGGTGCTAatgatgataaaataataatactcatcTCTTCTTTCCACCTATACAGATTTTAATATTGGCTGATCCTGGCCAAGCACAACGGGTCCTGATGGGGGACTCAGGATCAAGACGTTCCATCATTGTGTCCCGGTTGCCAATATTCCGGAGAAGTATTAGCCGAAGACACGATTCCCTTCCGTCATCACCAACTTCCAACAATACCATTGGTGTTCACAGTTCTTCTCCCTCCAGCACCAATTCTAGCTCAGGTAGCACAGGAAAACGTAGGAGCCTTTTCCGCACCCCTTCCATTAGCTTCCACCACAAGAAGGCGAGTGAACAGAAAACCGAATCTCCAAACCAAAACGTGGGCATTTTGAATGGTGCTCAGTCTAGCCACAACAACGCCCTGCAAAAGCTCAATTTGGAGGAGCATGTGAAAAGCAGAGGGAGGCATTCAGTAGGCTTTGGAAGCTCTCGGAGCAAGAAGATAACAAGGTCTTTGACGGAAGACTTTGAAAAGGGAAAGGAGCCTTCGACCAATAAAAACGTCTTCATAAATTGCATAAGGTCTGGGAGAAATGAAGGCGATGACTCTGGCTTTACAGAGGAACCAAGCCGGTTCTCTGTTAAACATTCCTCGAGGAAACTCCTCCCCAAATCCTTCTCAACACACTACAAGTTCTCAAAGCCAGTCCCTCAAAGCCAGTCGGTTTCCTGCGTGCCGCCATCTTCTTGCTTGTTGGATATAAAACCCAACGTTGAAAGTGAGCCCATGTTGAAGAAGTCCCCTCCTTCGTGTTCCGCTGAGGTCATAGAATGTGTAGGGAGCTCTTTACATTCGCCGATGCTTTCCGCTGACCTGACCACGGTACAGACCCCTTCCGAGTTTCTAGCATTGACCGAAGATTCCGTCTCAGAGGTTGATGGCCTGCCCAACTGTGGAAACGCACACACGGAAACCTTTGCCCACAATGTTTCTACCTCTCAAATTATCCCCAGTCCtgttgctgctcctccttctcttctttcaaGGGAAACAGATCTTACGGAAAGTATTTCCCATTGTGCGGTTATATCGCCTGAAAGTTACAGGGCCAGAAACTTACTGCTCAGTGAAGCTAGTGCCGCCTCTGAAACCCTTGATTCTCACAGAAACCATGCAAAAGTATTATTGCAAGAGCTTCCTGCGAAACAGACCAGCCACCTAGACAAAGCAAACTCAGGAGCTGAAGCACAATTAAAACCCTTTGTCTTAAACCAGGGAGAAATAACTGAATATGCTTCAAAAGCGCAGGGATCAC
This genomic stretch from Elgaria multicarinata webbii isolate HBS135686 ecotype San Diego chromosome 10, rElgMul1.1.pri, whole genome shotgun sequence harbors:
- the CCSER1 gene encoding serine-rich coiled-coil domain-containing protein 1 isoform X1, with product MGDSGSRRSIIVSRLPIFRRSISRRHDSLPSSPTSNNTIGVHSSSPSSTNSSSGSTGKRRSLFRTPSISFHHKKASEQKTESPNQNVGILNGAQSSHNNALQKLNLEEHVKSRGRHSVGFGSSRSKKITRSLTEDFEKGKEPSTNKNVFINCIRSGRNEGDDSGFTEEPSRFSVKHSSRKLLPKSFSTHYKFSKPVPQSQSVSCVPPSSCLLDIKPNVESEPMLKKSPPSCSAEVIECVGSSLHSPMLSADLTTVQTPSEFLALTEDSVSEVDGLPNCGNAHTETFAHNVSTSQIIPSPVAAPPSLLSRETDLTESISHCAVISPESYRARNLLLSEASAASETLDSHRNHAKVLLQELPAKQTSHLDKANSGAEAQLKPFVLNQGEITEYASKAQGSRRDQQEIRAPEHMEEANLGTESKIFPLSSEPQASQKQQGCEINHTKVALASSFSPYREGRFIEKRLRSSSEGTAGSSRMILKPKDGNPEEMNSLRKQRTGSSSSKMNSMDVLNNLGSCDLDEDDLMLDLEFLEEQHHRHSVCREDSHQSIVSCAAVLLTPIEPAAEGKKKEQPKMPEVTKQNLSLKLSKEVDRGEVKCPRVSQLASSPSVEWPFAAMEEGGGMESLPYRLMMQDCTAVKTLLLKMKRVLQESTDMSPASSTNSLPVSPLTEEPLPFKDIMKDECSTLKLQLKERDELISQLREELEKAQHLQSTLVSQVDKSTQTELVGHDALWNSSCTEGSVYKPLSISLVPTLFN
- the CCSER1 gene encoding serine-rich coiled-coil domain-containing protein 1 isoform X2, yielding MGDSGSRRSIIVSRLPIFRRSISRRHDSLPSSPTSNNTIGVHSSSPSSTNSSSGSTGKRRSLFRTPSISFHHKKASEQKTESPNQNVGILNGAQSSHNNALQKLNLEEHVKSRGRHSVGFGSSRSKKITRSLTEDFEKGKEPSTNKNVFINCIRSGRNEGDDSGFTEEPSRFSVKHSSRKLLPKSFSTHYKFSKPVPQSQSVSCVPPSSCLLDIKPNVESEPMLKKSPPSCSAEVIECVGSSLHSPMLSADLTTVQTPSEFLALTEDSVSEVDGLPNCGNAHTETFAHNVSTSQIIPSPVAAPPSLLSRETDLTESISHCAVISPESYRARNLLLSEASAASETLDSHRNHAKVLLQELPAKQTSHLDKANSGAEAQLKPFVLNQGEITEYASKAQGSRRDQQEIRAPEHMEEANLGTESKIFPLSSEPQASQKQQGCEINHTKVALASSFSPYREGRFIEKRLRSSSEGTAGSSRMILKPKDGNPEEMNSLRKQRTGSSSSKMNSMDVLNNLGSCDLDEDDLMLDLEFLEEQHHRHSVCREDSHQSIVSCAAVLLTPIEPAAEGKKKEQPKMPEVTKQNLSLKLSKEVDRGEVKCPRVSQLASSPSVEWPFAAMEEGGGMESLPYRLMMQDCTAVKTLLLKMKRVLQESTDMSPASSTNSLPVSPLTEEPLPFKDIMKDECSTLKLQLKERDELISQLREELEERGSNVGQEQGRRSDSREP